From a region of the Cololabis saira isolate AMF1-May2022 chromosome 8, fColSai1.1, whole genome shotgun sequence genome:
- the mustn1a gene encoding musculoskeletal embryonic nuclear protein 1a — MSQPAQDDEKVQRPEVREEDLTDAKTKLGGSGPLKSKTFEVMEECEKMGKAAPSVFSGAKSGGETALNMRSAHPVRK; from the exons ATGTCTCAA CCGGCTCAGGATGATGAAAAGGTGCAGCGTCCTGAAGTGAGGGAAGAGGACCTGACTGACGCAAAGACCAAACTGGGCGGTAGTGGACCTCTGAAGAGCAAGACGTTTGAAGTAATGGAGGAGTGTG AGAAAATGGGTAAAGCTGCTCCCTCGGTGTTCAGTGGAGCGAAGTCTGGAGGAGAGACGGCTCTCAACATGCGCTCAGCTCATCCGGTCAGGAAGTAG
- the ruvbl1 gene encoding ruvB-like 1 gives MKIEEVKSTTKTQRIASHSHVKGLGLDEAGNAKQSACGLVGQEAAREACGIIVELIRSKKMAGRAVLLAGPPGTGKTALALAVAQELGNKVPFCPMVGSEVYSSEIKKTEVLMENFRRAIGLRIKETKEVYEGEVTELTPCETENPMGGYGKTISHVIIGLKTAKGTKQLKLDPSIYETLQKERVEVGDVIYIEANSGAVKRQGRCDTFATEFDLEAEEYVPLPKGDVHKKKEIVQDVTLHDLDVANARPQGGQDILSMMGQLMKPKKTEITDKLRAEINKVVNRYIDQGVAELVPGVLFVDEVHMLDIECFTYLHRALESTIAPIVVFASNRGNCLIRGTEDICSPHGIPLDLLDRVMIIRTMLYTPQEMKQIIKIRAQTEGINISEEALTHLAEIGNKTTLRYAVQLLTPASLLGRVQGKETVEREQIEEINELFYDAKSSAKILQDQHHKFMK, from the exons ATGAAGATCGAGGAGGTAAAAAGCACCACAAAGACGCAGAGGATCGCCTCGCACAGTCACGTTAAGGGACTGGGTCTGGACGAGGCCGGGAACGCTAAACAGTCCGCATGTGGGCTGGTGGGGCAGGAGGCTGCGAGAGAG GCTTGTGGCATCATTGTTGAGTTGATCCGCTCAAAAAAGATGGCAGGGAGGGCGGTCTTACTTGCAGGACCACCTGGAACGGGAAAA ACTGCCCTCGCTCTGGCTGTAGCGCAGGAGTTGGGAAACAAGGTGCCTTTCTGCCCCATGGTCGGCAGTGAGGTCTACTCAtctgagattaaaaaaacagaagtacTGATGGAGAATTTCAGGAGGGCAATCG GACTGCGCATCAAAGAAACAAAGGAGGTGTATGAAGGGGAGGTGACAGAGCTGACCCCCTGTGAAACGGAGAATCCTATGGGCGGCTACGGAAAAACCATCAGCCACGTCATCATCGGTCTGAAGACGGCCAAAGGCACAAAGCAGCTCAAG TTGGATCCGAGCATCTACGAGACCCTTCAGAAAGAACGTGTGGAAGTGGGAGACGTCATCTACATTGAAGCAAACAGTGGAGCTGTCAAG AGACAAGGGCGTTGTGACACCTTTGCAACAGAGTTTGACTTGGAGGCAGAGGAGTACGTACCCCTTCCCAAAGGTGATGTCCATAAAAAGAAGGAGATAGTCCAAGATGTCACACTGCATGACCTGGATGTTGCAAATGCCCGACCACAG GGAGGTCAGGATATTCTCTCCATGATGGGACAACTGATGAAGCCCAAAAAGACAGAGATCACTG ATAAGCTTCGTGCTGAGATCAACAAGGTGGTCAACCGCTATATAGACCAGGGAGTTGCAGAGCTCGTACCTGGCGTGCTGTTTGTGGACGAGGTGCACATGCTTGACATCGAGTGCTTCACGTATCTCCATCGTGCGCTAGAGAGCACCATTGCCCCTATTGTTGTGTTTGCCTCAAACAGGGGCAACTGTTTAATCAG GGGCACTGAGGACATCTGCTCTCCACATGGCATTCCTCTGGACTTGCTGGATAGAGTCATGATCATCAGGACCATGCTGTACACTCCACAGGAAATGAAGCAG ATCATCAAGATCCGTGCTCAGACTGAGGGAATCAATATCAGCGAGGAAGCTCTCACACATCTGGCAGAGATTGGCAACAAGACCACACTCAG GTACGCCGTGCAGCTGCTGACACCAGCCAGTCTGCTGGGCCGTGTTCAGGGAAAAGAAACCGTGGAGAGAGAGCAGATCGAGGAAATCAATGAGTTGTTCTACGATGCCAAGTCTTCAGCTAAAATCCTCCAAGATCAGCATCACAAGTTTATGAAATGA